In one window of Constrictibacter sp. MBR-5 DNA:
- the rpmB gene encoding 50S ribosomal protein L28, producing MARRCQITGKGALVGNNVSHANNKTKRRFLPNLQETSLMSDVLGTAVRLRLTVNGLRTIEKNGGLDAWLSKTPAGKMTPDIRRLKRRVARCAETRQAAAG from the coding sequence ATGGCCCGGCGCTGCCAGATCACCGGCAAGGGCGCGTTGGTTGGCAACAATGTCAGCCACGCCAACAACAAGACGAAGCGGCGCTTCCTGCCCAACCTGCAGGAGACCTCGCTGATGAGCGACGTGCTGGGCACGGCGGTCCGCCTGCGACTGACGGTCAACGGCCTGCGCACGATCGAGAAGAACGGCGGCCTCGACGCGTGGCTGTCGAAGACCCCGGCGGGCAAGATGACCCCCGACATCCGCCGGCTGAAGCGCCGCGTGGCGCGCTGCGCCGAAACGCGGCAGGCCGCAGCCGGCTGA
- a CDS encoding glycosyltransferase family A protein: protein MMVDKALLRDRVAGDVERVRNPAAAAPDAQIVLSVLVPFYGSDPSALLRDLARCATTLDDAVEIVCADDASRDPRFGAAAVAVAEAVHGTAVTVLLAGRNRGRSRIRNLLAEQARGGHVLFLDGDMTVERETFLADYIALIRSRPVGIAFGGFEMELGVDDDPAHDLHVWSSRRDHCLPAVDRQRDPAKYAYTSNLLVRRDVMLECPFSDAFRGWGWEDVDWAMRAMKLAPIVQVDNPAVHRGFSSAEVLLAKYRESVANFEVLYGRHPAEVERLPLFRAARLAARLPFPRAILRLLEAAVTDRFRILPMRLRDMALKLYRAWLYRDIAARARGGETA from the coding sequence ATGATGGTCGATAAGGCGCTGCTGCGCGACCGGGTCGCCGGCGATGTGGAGCGGGTGCGGAATCCGGCGGCCGCTGCGCCGGACGCGCAGATCGTGCTGTCCGTGCTGGTGCCCTTCTATGGGTCCGATCCTTCGGCGCTGCTGCGCGACCTTGCCAGGTGCGCGACGACTCTCGACGACGCGGTCGAGATCGTCTGCGCCGACGACGCCTCGCGCGATCCGCGCTTCGGTGCGGCGGCGGTCGCCGTGGCCGAAGCCGTCCACGGAACGGCCGTCACCGTGTTGCTGGCGGGGCGCAACCGCGGACGGTCGCGCATCCGCAACCTGCTCGCGGAGCAGGCGCGCGGCGGGCACGTGCTGTTTCTCGATGGCGACATGACGGTCGAGCGCGAGACCTTCCTCGCCGACTATATCGCCCTGATCCGGAGCCGCCCCGTCGGGATCGCCTTCGGCGGCTTCGAGATGGAACTCGGCGTCGACGACGACCCGGCGCACGACCTGCACGTCTGGTCGAGCCGGCGCGACCACTGTCTGCCGGCAGTCGACCGGCAGCGCGACCCGGCGAAGTACGCATACACCAGCAATCTCCTGGTGCGCCGCGACGTCATGCTGGAATGCCCCTTCTCGGACGCCTTCCGGGGCTGGGGCTGGGAGGATGTCGACTGGGCGATGCGGGCGATGAAGCTGGCGCCGATCGTCCAGGTGGACAATCCGGCGGTGCACCGCGGCTTCTCCTCGGCGGAGGTTCTCCTGGCCAAGTACCGCGAGTCCGTGGCGAACTTCGAGGTCCTTTACGGGCGCCACCCTGCAGAGGTCGAGCGGCTGCCGCTGTTCCGCGCCGCGCGGCTGGCGGCGAGGCTGCCGTTTCCGCGCGCGATCCTGCGGCTGCTGGAAGCGGCGGTTACCGACAGGTTCCGGATCCTGCCGATGCGCCTTCGCGACATGGCGCTCAAGCTCTACCGGGCATGGCTCTATCGGGACATCGCGGCGCGTGCCCGCGGCGGAGAGACGGCATGA
- a CDS encoding O-antigen ligase family protein, with product MPVSERRDQGLHDRAARWFAVVGLLLFSEAFFNLAVAPTDRVDDASFLRLVWPPIYLGTLWAITYRPRDIVLAARRNWLMMIVVGLCIASTVWSVDPAISLRRAIALAFTTLFGLWLAVRFTPRERLLLLARTFVIIAIGSVLMALLLPRYGIMQEIHPGAWSGAFPQKNKLGQIMVYGAAVFTIVAVTMPDLRRRAIVGLGLCIALVLLSTSMTSLLGLLLMGAAVLSATVLLRRPVLAVLLIYGSLVSAAVLTISLALDADAVFQMIGRDASMTGRTDIWGPLWERLSTRPWLGFGYSAFWHDPEGPAWAIRRAVQWDVPSAHNGWVELWLDVGIGGVVLFGVGFLVATARAVAGAFREVGTETLWTLVFLTLFLLFSISESSIARQNNLVWVMYVAFTAAYGWRPEPRRLRPLARIVWPERHPGQRAPGQGTSTPLR from the coding sequence ATGCCGGTAAGCGAGAGGCGAGACCAGGGACTGCACGACCGCGCGGCACGATGGTTCGCAGTCGTCGGGCTCCTCCTGTTCTCCGAGGCCTTCTTCAACCTCGCCGTCGCCCCGACCGACCGCGTCGACGACGCCTCGTTCCTGCGCCTGGTCTGGCCGCCGATCTACCTCGGCACGCTCTGGGCGATCACCTATCGGCCACGCGACATCGTTCTCGCGGCTCGGCGGAACTGGCTGATGATGATCGTCGTCGGCCTGTGCATCGCCTCGACGGTCTGGTCGGTCGACCCGGCCATCAGCCTGCGCCGGGCGATCGCGCTGGCGTTCACGACGCTGTTCGGCCTCTGGCTCGCCGTCCGCTTCACGCCCCGCGAACGGCTGCTGCTGCTCGCCCGCACCTTCGTGATCATTGCGATCGGCAGCGTGTTGATGGCGCTGCTGCTGCCGCGCTACGGCATCATGCAGGAGATCCACCCCGGCGCCTGGAGCGGTGCGTTTCCGCAGAAGAACAAGCTCGGCCAGATCATGGTCTACGGCGCCGCCGTCTTCACGATCGTCGCGGTCACGATGCCCGACCTGCGCCGCCGCGCGATTGTCGGCCTGGGCCTCTGCATCGCCCTCGTTCTGCTGTCGACCTCGATGACCTCGCTGCTCGGGCTGCTGCTGATGGGGGCGGCCGTCCTCTCCGCAACGGTCCTGCTGCGACGGCCGGTCCTGGCGGTACTGCTGATCTACGGGTCGCTGGTCTCCGCAGCCGTGCTGACCATATCGCTGGCGCTCGACGCCGATGCGGTGTTCCAGATGATCGGCCGTGACGCCTCGATGACCGGCCGGACCGATATTTGGGGGCCGCTCTGGGAACGCCTCTCGACGCGTCCGTGGCTGGGCTTCGGATACAGCGCCTTCTGGCACGATCCCGAGGGCCCGGCCTGGGCGATCCGGCGCGCCGTCCAATGGGACGTGCCGAGCGCACACAACGGTTGGGTCGAGCTCTGGCTCGACGTCGGCATCGGCGGCGTCGTCCTCTTCGGCGTCGGCTTCCTCGTCGCAACCGCCCGGGCCGTCGCCGGCGCCTTCCGCGAGGTGGGAACCGAGACTCTGTGGACGCTCGTCTTCCTGACCCTGTTCCTGCTCTTCAGCATCTCGGAATCGAGCATCGCCCGGCAGAACAATCTCGTGTGGGTGATGTACGTCGCCTTCACGGCGGCGTATGGATGGCGTCCGGAGCCGCGCCGCCTGCGTCCGCTCGCGCGGATCGTGTGGCCGGAGCGGCATCCGGGTCAGCGGGCGCCGGGGCAGGGAACGAGCACCCCACTGCGCTGA
- a CDS encoding cellulase family glycosylhydrolase, with protein MTRVTALLFACLSLAVGSATVAPPAAAAPDTPSGIHRKIDLWSNETGPHLRGSAIAQRRRDPRVPGDMDEDFLGPDPMGVPYRQKDFDKLAALGANVVTLSHPGPFAETPPFAVDEAAQANLDRLIGLAEKADLFVVLSFRAGPGRSEFTFHPHSGGTWFPIEMYNDSVWKDPAAQQAWVDMWTHVAKRYKDRKSVIAYDPMSEPNSHLVGSGIDDRIEIYDPAKFHRKYGGTTYDWNTLYPRIVKAIRAVDTETPILISGNGYASMAFLPYVKVLDVPNLVYAVHQYEPWQFTHQEPDANIVYPGTVNPEHGAPFRIDKAYVEGVYATIDDFKRKHDVRVAISEFGLRRYAPGGPRYLVDQIDIIETRRMNSFIWHWPTSHRPYEAAVNQHNYLFGTDPNSKAEVADSPYEPILRDFWGRNRFRPSNVNFERSK; from the coding sequence ATGACCAGAGTCACCGCGCTCCTGTTCGCCTGCCTGTCCCTCGCCGTCGGATCGGCGACCGTGGCACCGCCCGCCGCGGCGGCACCGGACACCCCGAGCGGCATCCACCGCAAGATCGACCTCTGGAGCAACGAGACGGGCCCGCACCTGCGCGGCTCGGCCATCGCGCAGCGCCGCCGCGACCCGCGCGTGCCGGGCGACATGGACGAGGACTTCCTCGGCCCGGACCCGATGGGCGTGCCCTATCGCCAGAAGGATTTCGACAAGCTGGCCGCCCTCGGCGCCAATGTCGTGACGCTGTCCCATCCGGGCCCCTTCGCCGAGACGCCGCCCTTCGCCGTCGACGAGGCGGCGCAGGCGAATCTCGACCGGCTGATCGGGCTGGCGGAGAAAGCCGACCTGTTCGTCGTCCTGTCGTTCCGGGCCGGGCCGGGCCGCAGCGAGTTCACCTTCCACCCCCACTCCGGCGGGACCTGGTTTCCGATCGAGATGTACAACGACAGCGTCTGGAAGGATCCGGCCGCGCAGCAGGCCTGGGTCGACATGTGGACCCACGTCGCGAAGCGCTACAAGGACCGCAAGTCGGTCATTGCCTACGACCCCATGTCGGAGCCCAACTCGCACCTCGTCGGCAGCGGCATCGACGACCGCATCGAGATCTACGATCCGGCGAAGTTCCACCGGAAGTATGGCGGCACGACCTATGACTGGAACACCCTCTATCCGCGCATCGTGAAGGCGATCCGGGCGGTGGACACCGAGACGCCGATCCTGATCAGCGGCAACGGCTACGCCTCGATGGCCTTCCTGCCCTATGTGAAGGTGCTCGACGTGCCGAACCTCGTCTACGCGGTGCACCAGTACGAGCCCTGGCAGTTCACCCACCAGGAACCCGACGCGAACATCGTCTATCCTGGTACGGTGAACCCGGAGCACGGCGCGCCCTTCCGCATCGACAAGGCCTATGTCGAAGGGGTCTATGCCACGATCGACGACTTCAAGCGGAAGCACGACGTCCGGGTCGCGATCTCGGAATTCGGCCTCAGGCGCTATGCGCCGGGCGGGCCGCGCTACCTCGTCGACCAGATCGACATCATCGAGACAAGGCGGATGAACTCGTTCATCTGGCACTGGCCGACCAGCCACCGGCCCTACGAGGCCGCGGTCAACCAGCACAACTACCTCTTCGGAACGGACCCCAACAGCAAGGCCGAGGTGGCCGACAGCCCCTACGAGCCGATCCTGCGCGACTTCTGGGGCAGGAACCGCTTCCGGCCCTCCAACGTGAACTTCGAGCGGAGCAAGTAG
- the coaA gene encoding type I pantothenate kinase produces MDLQAYSTFTRREWSALRFNTPLTLSEADLVALSGLNEVVSEQEVVEVYLPLSRLLNLHVRAARQLGAVKDEFLGRFVRSPPYVVAIAGSVAVGKSTFARVLQAILARWPDHPHVELVTTDGFLRPNAWLQENGLMQRKGFPESYDLRAMVEFLGRVKSGAAEAKAPVYSHQAYDIVPGQWQTVAQPDILIFEGLNVLQTKTAEGPVGRSPAVLVSDFFDFSLYLDADRTDIENWYIERFLLLQRGAFRKRSSFFHHYKDLPDREARDIARQIWRDINLLNLTENILPTRERAHVVLRKRADHMIGEVRLRQI; encoded by the coding sequence ATGGACCTACAGGCATACAGCACGTTCACACGCCGCGAATGGTCGGCGCTGCGCTTCAACACGCCGCTCACCCTGTCCGAAGCGGACCTCGTGGCGCTGAGCGGCCTGAACGAGGTCGTCTCGGAGCAGGAGGTGGTCGAGGTCTACCTGCCGCTCTCGCGACTCCTGAACCTGCATGTCCGGGCGGCGCGCCAGCTGGGCGCGGTCAAGGACGAGTTCCTCGGCCGCTTCGTCCGCAGCCCGCCCTATGTCGTCGCCATCGCCGGCAGCGTCGCGGTCGGCAAGAGCACCTTCGCGCGTGTCTTGCAGGCGATCCTTGCCCGCTGGCCCGACCATCCGCACGTCGAGCTGGTGACCACGGACGGTTTCCTGCGCCCCAACGCATGGCTTCAGGAGAACGGCCTGATGCAGCGCAAGGGCTTCCCCGAGAGCTACGACCTGCGCGCCATGGTGGAGTTCCTGGGACGGGTGAAGTCGGGCGCGGCCGAGGCGAAGGCGCCGGTCTACTCGCATCAGGCGTACGACATCGTTCCCGGCCAATGGCAGACGGTGGCCCAGCCCGACATCCTGATCTTCGAGGGTCTGAACGTGCTGCAGACCAAGACCGCCGAAGGGCCCGTCGGCCGGTCGCCGGCGGTCCTCGTTTCGGACTTCTTCGACTTCTCGCTCTATCTCGACGCCGACAGGACGGACATCGAGAACTGGTACATCGAGCGGTTCCTCCTGCTTCAGCGCGGCGCGTTCCGCAAGCGCTCGTCCTTCTTCCACCACTACAAGGACCTGCCCGACCGCGAGGCGCGCGACATCGCGCGGCAGATCTGGCGCGACATCAACCTGCTGAACCTGACCGAAAACATCCTGCCGACCCGCGAGCGCGCGCACGTCGTGCTGCGCAAGCGCGCCGACCACATGATCGGCGAGGTCCGGCTCCGCCAGATCTGA
- a CDS encoding polysaccharide deacetylase family protein: protein MNDVPAIARLYREQGAFLNKVYRRIVPLRHRRPHRMANSRPIVSFTFDDFPPSALHEGAPILERHGGRATYYVCLADDRRFDMSGEGFDASVLPDMVAAGHELACHTYAHLDCALTEPGVLAADLDRNAARLAEIVPGYRMTNFAYPYGNVGIDSKALMGGRFTTARGIWPGLCAGMIDAALLPSQKIYGEENIGPALALIDEARRRNGWVIFFSHDVRARPTAYGSTPDQLERVAAAAAAAGCAILTVRAALAEIGLSDGA from the coding sequence ATGAACGACGTTCCGGCCATCGCGCGGCTCTATCGGGAGCAGGGCGCGTTCCTCAACAAGGTCTACCGGCGCATCGTGCCGCTGCGGCACCGCCGGCCACACCGCATGGCCAACAGCCGGCCGATCGTGTCCTTCACCTTCGATGATTTCCCGCCGTCGGCGCTGCACGAGGGGGCGCCGATCCTGGAGCGCCATGGCGGGCGCGCCACCTATTACGTCTGCCTCGCCGACGACCGCCGCTTCGACATGAGCGGCGAGGGCTTCGACGCCTCTGTGCTGCCGGACATGGTGGCGGCGGGGCACGAACTCGCCTGCCACACCTATGCGCATCTCGACTGCGCCTTGACCGAGCCCGGCGTGCTCGCGGCGGACCTCGACCGCAACGCCGCGCGGCTGGCGGAAATCGTTCCGGGCTATCGGATGACGAACTTCGCCTATCCCTACGGCAATGTCGGGATCGATTCCAAGGCGCTGATGGGCGGGCGGTTCACGACGGCGCGCGGCATCTGGCCGGGTCTTTGCGCGGGGATGATCGACGCCGCACTGCTGCCGTCGCAGAAGATCTACGGCGAGGAGAATATCGGCCCGGCGCTCGCGCTGATCGACGAGGCGCGGCGGCGCAACGGCTGGGTCATCTTCTTCAGCCACGACGTGCGCGCCCGGCCCACCGCGTACGGGTCGACGCCGGACCAGCTGGAGCGGGTGGCCGCCGCGGCGGCCGCGGCGGGCTGTGCCATCCTGACCGTGCGCGCGGCGCTCGCCGAGATCGGGCTGTCCGACGGCGCCTGA
- the meaB gene encoding methylmalonyl Co-A mutase-associated GTPase MeaB — MANLAASIRSGDRRALARAITLIESTRPDHRADAEALLEALLPYTGNSVRLGISGVPGVGKSTFIEAFGLHLIDRGHRMAILAVDPSSKRSGGSILGDKTRMAELSRRSEAYIRPSPAGTTLGGVARRTREAMHVCEAAGFDVIVVETVGVGQSETAVADMVDMFVLLLLPGGGDELQGIKRGIVELADLVVVNKADGDLAAQASRTASDYAHAVRLLRPASAEWQVEVLRCSALEGKGIPEIWDAVGRYRDKLGAVGEIAKRRGEQARAWMWGEIGETLLAALKRHPGVRSQIADLERDVIAGRIPPAKAARRMIETFLSGPN, encoded by the coding sequence ATCGCCAACTTGGCCGCCTCCATCCGCAGCGGCGACCGCCGGGCGCTGGCGCGGGCGATCACGCTGATCGAGTCGACCCGCCCCGACCATCGCGCCGATGCCGAGGCGCTGCTGGAGGCATTGCTGCCCTATACGGGCAATTCCGTGCGGCTCGGCATCAGCGGCGTGCCCGGCGTCGGCAAGTCGACCTTCATCGAGGCGTTCGGCCTGCACCTGATCGACCGCGGGCACCGCATGGCAATCCTGGCGGTCGACCCGTCGTCCAAGCGCAGCGGCGGGTCCATCCTCGGCGACAAGACGCGCATGGCGGAACTGTCGCGCCGCTCGGAGGCCTATATCCGCCCCTCCCCCGCCGGCACGACGCTCGGCGGCGTCGCACGGCGCACGCGCGAGGCGATGCACGTCTGCGAGGCCGCCGGCTTCGACGTGATCGTCGTGGAGACCGTCGGCGTCGGCCAGTCGGAGACTGCGGTCGCCGACATGGTCGACATGTTCGTGCTGCTGCTGCTGCCGGGCGGCGGTGACGAGTTGCAGGGCATCAAGCGTGGCATCGTCGAACTGGCCGACCTCGTCGTCGTCAACAAGGCCGACGGCGACCTCGCCGCGCAGGCGAGCCGCACGGCGTCGGACTATGCGCATGCGGTGCGGCTGCTGCGGCCGGCCTCCGCCGAATGGCAGGTCGAGGTGCTGCGCTGCTCCGCCCTCGAGGGCAAGGGCATCCCGGAGATCTGGGACGCGGTCGGCCGGTACCGCGACAAGCTCGGCGCCGTCGGCGAGATCGCCAAACGGCGCGGCGAACAGGCGCGTGCGTGGATGTGGGGAGAGATCGGCGAAACCCTGCTCGCGGCGCTCAAGCGGCATCCCGGCGTCCGCTCCCAGATCGCCGACCTGGAGCGAGACGTGATCGCCGGGCGGATTCCGCCGGCGAAGGCCGCGCGGCGGATGATCGAGACGTTCCTATCCGGCCCGAACTGA
- a CDS encoding polysaccharide biosynthesis/export family protein: MRAFRLISLAILAAALAACAGPRLPASVALPDRFEAWDATVAEYRLRPGDELDVRLIHNPEFSDRLTVAPDGQIAMPLIGFVTAGGKTPRELQFELLARFRRELRQPEVTVVPRTFASQRVFVGGEVANPGIYDLPHEIGVLQAVVIAGGFRPTAREDSVVLIRRTPRETPMARLVDVAAVVHEGALDADVPLRAHDVVYVPRSGAAEVGHFVDQYIRQVLPFDRSISYSLN, encoded by the coding sequence GTGCGCGCATTCAGACTGATTTCCTTGGCGATCCTCGCTGCCGCCCTGGCGGCCTGCGCCGGGCCGCGCCTGCCCGCCAGCGTGGCGCTGCCCGACCGATTCGAGGCCTGGGACGCCACGGTGGCCGAGTACCGCCTGCGTCCGGGCGACGAACTCGACGTGCGGCTCATCCACAACCCGGAATTCAGCGACCGACTGACCGTGGCACCCGACGGCCAGATCGCGATGCCGCTGATCGGCTTCGTCACCGCCGGCGGCAAGACCCCGCGCGAGCTGCAGTTCGAACTGCTGGCGCGCTTCCGGCGCGAGTTGCGCCAGCCGGAGGTCACGGTCGTGCCGCGCACCTTCGCCTCGCAGCGCGTCTTCGTCGGCGGCGAGGTCGCCAACCCGGGCATCTACGACCTGCCGCACGAGATCGGCGTGCTTCAGGCGGTGGTCATCGCCGGGGGCTTCCGTCCGACCGCCCGGGAGGATTCGGTGGTGCTGATCCGGCGCACCCCGCGTGAGACGCCGATGGCGCGTCTGGTCGACGTGGCGGCGGTCGTGCACGAGGGCGCGCTCGACGCCGACGTGCCGCTGCGCGCGCACGACGTCGTCTACGTGCCGCGCTCCGGCGCGGCCGAGGTCGGCCACTTCGTCGACCAGTACATTCGGCAGGTGCTGCCGTTCGACCGGAGCATCAGCTACAGCCTCAACTGA
- a CDS encoding FkbM family methyltransferase: protein MAPPTVAKVLRTLQSYVPVLKPAKEQLQIAVRRIRRQPHEPDFLMLPRLGLGPAPLCLDIGTNYGQSIDSMTLMLPDVRIVAFEPNPGLAARVRRRFAGRSSLTLHQVALGEEDGEMVLHVPVYRGYEYDGLASLDRASAAGWLGPETVYGFDPRRLDIREMKVQIRRLDDFALKPAFVKIDVQGAELGVLRGGRHTLETARPIVMAEAVDEESPVMRFMAELGYERFVKVGDRLARQAEYGENVFLVPSEARLDASVSDRAAA from the coding sequence ATGGCGCCCCCGACCGTCGCGAAGGTGCTGCGCACCCTTCAGTCCTACGTGCCCGTGCTGAAGCCCGCCAAGGAACAGCTGCAGATCGCCGTGCGGCGCATCCGGCGACAGCCGCACGAGCCCGACTTCCTGATGCTGCCGCGTCTCGGGCTCGGGCCCGCGCCGCTCTGTCTCGACATCGGCACCAATTACGGCCAGAGCATCGACTCGATGACGCTCATGCTGCCGGACGTCCGGATCGTCGCCTTCGAGCCCAACCCCGGCCTCGCCGCCCGCGTGCGCCGGCGCTTCGCCGGCCGTTCGTCGCTGACGCTGCATCAGGTGGCGCTCGGCGAGGAGGACGGCGAGATGGTCCTGCACGTGCCGGTCTATCGCGGCTACGAGTATGACGGCCTCGCCTCGCTCGACCGCGCGAGTGCCGCTGGCTGGCTGGGGCCGGAGACGGTCTACGGCTTCGACCCGCGCCGGCTCGATATCCGCGAGATGAAGGTCCAGATCCGCAGGCTCGACGATTTCGCGCTGAAGCCCGCCTTCGTGAAGATCGACGTCCAGGGCGCCGAACTCGGCGTGCTCCGCGGCGGTCGCCACACCTTGGAAACGGCGCGGCCCATCGTCATGGCCGAGGCGGTCGACGAGGAGAGCCCCGTCATGCGCTTCATGGCCGAACTCGGCTACGAGCGCTTCGTGAAGGTCGGCGACCGCCTCGCCCGTCAGGCCGAATACGGCGAAAACGTCTTTCTCGTTCCGTCAGAGGCCCGGCTGGACGCCAGCGTCTCCGACCGCGCGGCAGCCTGA
- a CDS encoding lipopolysaccharide biosynthesis protein — protein MFWRHILGYLPVNAIQGAVAFGTIILFTRLLLPEEYGRYALVLATTQLVQMSCFTWVHAGMARFYETARGEGRLGEHFATGYAAVAVLCLLVGGAYVGAVEAAGLPAAVRSVMYFGLAVLLLRSVLMVGLETHRAARNVRLFGTLESVYSVIGLGVALVLILTTDLREAAPFVALAAAALVCLAFDLPAVVRIARPTTPSFPELKRFFAYGLPVSMSLALEFALAAADRYLIGWYLGEAAVGVYAASYALASRIVGIIFIWIAMAGLPLMIAALEREGRDAAVEVSRRNAEMIVLLAFPAAAGLAAIAAPLASVMVGAEFRASASTLVPWIVLAALMNGLMAHYVHNAFILSRRTDLMAWMAAPPTVLNVVLNILLIPRMGLPGAVIATVISYAVALVLATWVGRRFFPIPLIPGTVLRGAVAAGVMGAVVWAAPGEAGVLALLLKIAAGVVVYVPLALLLDVGGCRGMVAGLRARWAARGTG, from the coding sequence ATGTTCTGGCGCCACATCCTCGGCTACTTGCCGGTCAACGCCATACAGGGCGCCGTCGCGTTCGGCACCATCATCCTGTTCACGCGCCTGCTGCTGCCGGAAGAGTACGGCCGCTATGCGCTCGTCCTGGCGACCACGCAACTGGTGCAGATGTCCTGCTTCACCTGGGTGCATGCGGGCATGGCGCGCTTCTACGAGACGGCGCGCGGCGAGGGGCGCCTGGGCGAGCATTTCGCGACCGGCTACGCGGCAGTCGCGGTGCTGTGCCTGCTCGTCGGGGGCGCCTACGTCGGCGCCGTCGAAGCGGCCGGCCTGCCGGCGGCCGTCCGCAGCGTGATGTATTTCGGCCTGGCGGTGCTGCTGCTGCGCTCCGTTCTGATGGTGGGCCTCGAGACGCACCGTGCGGCGCGGAACGTGCGCCTCTTCGGTACCCTCGAATCCGTTTATTCGGTCATCGGCCTCGGCGTCGCCTTGGTCCTGATCCTGACCACCGACCTGCGCGAGGCGGCACCATTCGTGGCGCTGGCGGCGGCGGCGCTCGTCTGCCTGGCCTTCGACCTGCCGGCGGTGGTGCGCATCGCGCGGCCGACCACGCCGTCGTTCCCGGAGCTGAAGCGTTTCTTCGCCTACGGCCTGCCCGTGTCGATGTCGCTGGCGCTGGAGTTCGCCCTCGCCGCGGCGGACCGGTATCTCATCGGCTGGTATCTCGGCGAGGCCGCCGTCGGCGTCTATGCGGCGAGCTACGCGCTGGCCAGCCGGATCGTCGGCATCATCTTCATCTGGATCGCCATGGCCGGCCTGCCGCTGATGATCGCGGCACTGGAGCGCGAGGGCCGCGACGCGGCGGTGGAGGTCTCCCGCCGCAATGCCGAGATGATCGTCCTTCTGGCCTTCCCGGCGGCGGCCGGCCTCGCCGCGATCGCCGCGCCGCTGGCCAGCGTCATGGTCGGCGCGGAGTTCCGTGCCTCGGCGTCGACGCTGGTGCCGTGGATCGTCCTGGCCGCGCTGATGAACGGGCTGATGGCGCACTATGTCCACAACGCCTTCATCCTGTCGCGCCGCACCGACCTGATGGCCTGGATGGCGGCGCCGCCGACCGTCCTGAACGTCGTGCTCAACATCCTGCTGATCCCCCGGATGGGACTGCCGGGTGCGGTGATCGCGACGGTGATCTCCTATGCGGTGGCGCTGGTGCTCGCGACCTGGGTCGGGCGCAGGTTCTTCCCGATACCGCTCATCCCGGGGACGGTGCTGCGCGGGGCTGTCGCCGCGGGCGTCATGGGCGCCGTCGTCTGGGCGGCGCCGGGCGAGGCGGGAGTGCTCGCACTTCTGCTGAAGATCGCGGCGGGCGTCGTCGTGTATGTTCCGCTGGCCCTGCTGCTGGACGTCGGCGGCTGCCGCGGGATGGTCGCCGGTCTGCGCGCCCGCTGGGCGGCGAGGGGGACGGGATGA